The DNA window AAGGATGTTGATGCAAGCTAAGAATGGAGAAATTATTCTCAACAAAGAAAGGGCTCAACAAATCACTATTCAGGTAAACCTGCACTACCTCCAAAATTGGAACCTtctaaaaaaagaggagtatGACATTATTGTTAGCTGGTCCGTCAACACAGTGAAAGAGTTGATAAAATGTACCAAGACAAATGTTTATACCCTGAAGAAGAACCCAAATTTTCAGGTTGATCAAGTCTAAAAGAAGAATCCAGACACAGAGCAGGGTCAAAACTTAgcaaaagaaagtgaaaacaaaATCCCAGAAAATGGGCAGATTTTCCTGGGTGCGTTCAAAGCAAAGGTGGAAAAACTCGAAAATCCCTTTAAGATCAAGCTACCATCAGACGTGGAAGAAAAATGCGTTCGATCATGGAAACAGGTGATAGTGGGTAATTATATTGGGAAAGAACTTGCCATTTTTTATGCCACCAAGGAAGAACTCATGAAGCAATGGGGAAAAGAAGGTTTAATGAAGGTCACCTCTAACAATCACGGCATGTATTTCCTGAAAATCAATCAAGAGGAtaatcttgagaaaattttagagtTGGGACATACACACGTGGGGAAAGAATGCATGAAGCTCGAAAAATAGAAGGAGGGTACGAGCTATGAGAGTATTCCAAATGAAACAGTATAAATCTGGTTCAAGTTGCGAAatatccctccccacatgtacaACGCGGAAGCCTTAAGCCATTTCGCTAGCCTTCTAGGAAACCTGCTATACATGGACAAAATCATTGAGAAAAGCGAAAATCTCACATATGCTAGGATGAGCGTTGAAGTTCAACCCAAAAGCGTTCTTCCCGACGAAATTACAGTGGTGGATCGAAAGGAAAATTCTACCAAGATGGGCATACACTATGAATGGTGACCGTACAGATGCGTGAACTGTAATACCTCTAAACATTCTATAATGAGATGCACTAAATTAATGACCAACCAGAAAGCAAACCAGGAACAACAAATGTAGAAGGGAGAAGCCAAGAAACAAAAGGTTCCTAGTACAAATGAAACAGTTGTGGAAAAACAAGCAGCAAAAGAAAGCAATGTCAAAGGGAAAGATATTCAGAATTCGGGTGAAGGAACAAAAGGAAATCAAACTCTCAAGAAGAGGGAAGTAAGAAATGAAAGGAAATTGATGAAACAAGGGATTCTGAAGAAGATAAACTTAAATGcaaggaagaggaagatgcaAAATATGAAAGTAAATATACAACAGAGGAGAAGGAAActaaggttgttgatcctcaaacacgtaaAACTAAAGTAGAGAAAAGTAGTAACAAAACCTTGAAATCCTAaaaaagaatacattttattatgttagtacgagttcatatagaggaagattaaacaataagagcAGACATACATCATCATCTgtttcaattcaatctcccttcATGAAGAACACGAGAAGATTGAGACGTGGAAAAAGGCAATATCGTCAAAAGGCGGATATGGAGACAACATAGGTTGGGATAGctagattgtagtctttgtttattttaatatgtgttttgtaatgtgatttgactgccaccattcagaaacttttgggtcttttgtttgtcatcttacaatcGAAACTAGGGTttatctagttttgattattaacCCCTCCtacttttgggttttttaatgaaatgttgttaaaccgtttttcctaaaaaaacattacaatgTAATTGTGTTGAGCCAAATGTTTTTTTCTCATTGAAaacaattatatcatttttctaCTTGAGACATTCTTAATGAAATtagataagaatatatataaaatattattcaatttaataactaaaatattaaaatattctttattttaaattattattttataattatatattaatacctttatGATAATCAAGTTATACCAGGGATGTCAATGGGGCGGTTCGAGATGGGAAATGCATTtatcatccccgccccgttttcATTTcgaggatttttttaataccatccccgcctcgttcggtttttttcgatTACGAAAAATTCCCGCGGAGcaccattaattaaatatttaaaaaaataaaaaaatttatataaacgattttttaatataatatatatggtaatatattgaaattttatattattataaaaaaaataaaattattagtcttataaaatataatgaataaagaaatatattggtaatttaatatatttaattatatttatagtgattggggcagattcatgaagagatcGGGTTGGGtcgggcgggggacacaaatatcatccccgcCCCAACTCCATTTGGTTTCGGAGGAAAATAGTTCCAAACGGGGCAATTGGGTTCGGTTTTCGCTggacggtttcaaattgtcatccttaagttatataaataattaaaatctgaaCCATCCCTAAAATGATTTTGTGTGTATGTTATAGtaaattgagttatttgaaattatatatgtttgattcTCATTCAGAATGAAAATTGTGAATCGTGCTAGTTTTCAGAAAAGACCCGCTTGATCATGATACAAACAAAAGCGAAAATATTATTTAGCCTTATTGTCAAACAAATCAATAATGTATCTGTccgaaataatattaaattaaaactaaaatattataataaaaggtATACATTGATTTTAAAGAAGTGTTGAATTATGTGAAATTAATCCCCCCAATTACTACTAATTAAATCTTTGAGTCTCATAACCATGGATCATTCGAACACCAGGGTATCTGGAAGCCATGACCAACCATCTATGAGCTTTGGAACAGTGTATTGTTGAGCCTCTATGTCACCCATGACCCTATAGCTTTTCCAATTTACTCTTTTCCGAGTTGAAGATCCAGGGCCGAAATTTTTATACTCTCTATAACACAAATTGTTCACATCCGAAGATCCGGCGAATTTTAACCAGCCTGCTGGATTGATTTGTTTGTTGAAAAATGACTGAAGAAACGCAACTCGAGCATGATTCCTCCAAGGTCGTCCCAAAAATGTGTTGTTTGAGGGGATTATCAACGAGTATTGAAACGAGAAACCCGTGTTCTCATATGTAAACTCCCTACTTTGAGCAGTTATCACAGCTAAGGCTCGGTTCATTGTCTTTATGGTACATTTTTGAAACACGGCTGCTGCATTTCCAAAAATGAAATCCACAGTCCCTATTATGAAACATTCGCGATATAATTGTCTACCGGAAGCTGCATAAAGGGTATCTTGGTATCCTTCAAAGCTGCATCGGTAGAAAACAGAGTGATCCGAAAAGGAAGCCATTGCCACTCCTTGTCCACCCTTCGGACCAGCTGTGTTCCTAAAGGTTATGCCCTGCGCAATGAATCCCGAGCCTTGTACGGCTGAGATATTGTTAAGGTGCAGATGTTTAGTTTAATGTAGTAAATCTTACAGAGAAaaaccaaatttcaaataatgatattaatacAAGTCGTTAATACTATTCACGACGTATTTACCGTCGGCAAGCATTTCTTTTCAGATATTACCGACGGTAATTTAATCATTAACGACGGATTTGGTCCAGCTCTTTgaaaactcaaattttgattttgatttaaacCCATAAATTAGGGACGGTATCCTGGTCACTATATAACGACGTTTTCTCCGTCGTTATAGGACCACATTTTCGTTAGTCAAAgatttgaacaatttttttaaaatgttatcaataatatatatcaaaatcgAAGAAATAGTTTAGGGAGGTAAtatgaataaatgaaataaaaaaaattataatagctGACGAGGATAGAAGAGTACCGAAAGTTGCAGATCCGATGAGACTAAAACCTTTTGGTTCACTGCGTTCACCAgtaattatagttttttttatgcCGTCTCCAACCATTACGACGTTATTAAGATTCTTAGGGATTAAAATATTCTCATGATACACTCCCGATTTAATAGAAATGACATATTTCATGTCATCCTTCCGTTTCCATCTTCTCAAAGTAGTGATAGCCTCTTGTATGGTTTTATAGTTACCAGTTCCGTCCTTGGCCACTACAATATCTACCTTCGAAAATATTGACGTCCATTTTGTCGACTTCTTTTCGTTTCCAAGAACCAACTTGTTAGGAATATGTTGTCGGATATTGTGATCAACCGCCTGTTCCGACCATTCATGGTTAATGGTAAGTGAATTCCTTATTAGAGCCGTTATGTTGTTTCTCGATAGAGGAGTAATGTGATTGATAATCTGAGAAATTTCTCTTTCACAAATGAGAATATTCGTGGAGGCTGCGCTAAGCCATGATTGTGTATCGGAATCTGTGTGATTGTTGGAGACGTATAGAGTGTTGTTTAGTTGGAGGGTGGCAAGATCGTAGAGATTTGAACAGTCGAACCATGCACCCATTTTTTCAGGTACATTTTCTACACTTTTACGCACTCTCAAAACCTCGGTTAGGGCTGCCTTCAATGTCACTCTTAGGAAATCGCGTTCCCCGTTTATAACAAATGGACTAAGTCGGCTTTCTTGGCTGAGGTGGTAGAGACATTGCGCTGGATATGGCAATTCACGACACCAACAAGATAAGTCTTGGCTTGGAGTACAAGATTTTGAGTAAGCTAttgaaatgagagaaaaaaatataaagaaaatggaACTAACAACATTGGTATTGGTAGACATTTGGATGTTAGATGTATTTTTTGCTCTATCAAGTGTGTTACattctaactatatatatatatactaactaCACAATGATTATTTTAGGAAGGAGTTTGAAATCTAGCATAATTTAGTAAATGTAAATACAGTCAAACATTGAAATTTTCtacatattttttcaattgaatttatattttgttttgggtCTCTCAtggaaatttaaatttaatagaatTTTATAATAGTAATTTGGAGATATTACTAATTATTCCATGcagttatatatacaatttataaatatttggtCAATGTCGACATCTTTAATATTGTAGCTTGTAGTAAATCTATaatgttcatttatttatttagaatattctTCTGGTCCTTTTTTAGAAAgaatataatattcttttttaaaatataatgtcatttagagtttttattgaattataaaaaaaatattataataaaatatcattgtATTCATTCTCAATAATTACATGTTTTATGCTAATAtaccatttatttaaaaaatatatatatattataattatatattaatgaattttaagtgttttttttttaaaaaaaatcttcactTCTAATTCAAAATCAACATTATTCAATATGTTTTCTAAATAAAccaagatttatttaaataactcaaatgctttatatatttcttattaaaaaaatatacaaaagttgttaaaaaaaaataatgataataaaatagtattgtgattttttttatggtaattttatagttatatgtttaataaataatattcatatcaCTAGATTAAAGATTgctttatattattaattcatgACAACTCTAtgttttttgaaagaaaaaaaatctaggCAAAATCAAATGTATGAATGTccgttattataatttttattttaaaaaactcattaCATATTAATGGTTACTTTGATTCGGCACATAAACATGAATAATTCGTAATTGCTTAATAAATTGCTATAGTAATTTTATGAATAAGTTAATGtatataaactaaaatcaaacaCATCTTAATATTTAGCGtaatataagttaaaacaaataaaaaaaatactgtaAAACGATTAAACATATCCAACTTAATCAGCATTAGCAATTTAAAGAAATTgagtattattaaatatatctaaatatttaataataaactgCACACTGTAGTCCCACTATATGATGAGCTTATTTTGAAACAGGATAGATATTTAGTGATTAATACCGGAGTGAAACATCCACTGCTGAGAAGTTTGTACTGAGATTGCGTGTTTGGTTAGTTTTAGTCGATGAGTCGATATC is part of the Impatiens glandulifera chromosome 1, dImpGla2.1, whole genome shotgun sequence genome and encodes:
- the LOC124926769 gene encoding putative pectinesterase/pectinesterase inhibitor 38; the encoded protein is MGAWFDCSNLYDLATLQLNNTLYVSNNHTDSDTQSWLSAASTNILICEREISQIINHITPLSRNNITALIRNSLTINHEWSEQAVDHNIRQHIPNKLVLGNEKKSTKWTSIFSKVDIVVAKDGTGNYKTIQEAITTLRRWKRKDDMKYVISIKSGVYHENILIPKNLNNVVMVGDGIKKTIITGERSEPKGFSLIGSATFAVQGSGFIAQGITFRNTAGPKGGQGVAMASFSDHSVFYRCSFEGYQDTLYAASGRQLYRECFIIGTVDFIFGNAAAVFQKCTIKTMNRALAVITAQSREFTYENTGFSFQYSLIIPSNNTFLGRPWRNHARVAFLQSFFNKQINPAGWLKFAGSSDVNNLCYREYKNFGPGSSTRKRVNWKSYRVMGDIEAQQYTVPKLIDGWSWLPDTLVFE